In Pungitius pungitius chromosome 2, fPunPun2.1, whole genome shotgun sequence, a single window of DNA contains:
- the elk3 gene encoding ETS domain-containing protein Elk-3 isoform X2 produces the protein MESSITLWQFLLQLLIDQSHKHLICWTSNDGEFKLLKSEEVAKLWGLRKNKTNMNYDKLSRALRYYYDKNIIKKVIGQKFVYKFVSFPEILKMDPAVVESGRSSEESGGATSEPEGDEEDGRNQYLHSGLYSPFAGSSLQHPMEQRRPIKTEPRSDHYGDGSSVIRFSTNRGHSSLPPTPPPSSAETSHSSRPSPVQARSSSCSSSSPPQSPAQALWRGRGHSSETNELEHSAQPLNLSSGQRERERSQAMQESRRFANSGPLKSRKPKGLEISASSLLLTGSDLVSIALNSPALPSGSLTPAFLTTQTPSGLLLTPSSLLSNIHFWSSLSPVGPLSPAQLQSHGPLFQFPTLLNGNIPVPLPSMDARSPLLLSPSSHKC, from the exons ATGGAGAGCTCCATCACACTGTGGCagttcctgctgcagctgctgatcgACCAAAGCCACAAACATCTCATCTGCTGGACGTCCAACGATGGCGAGTTCAAGCTGCTGAAGTCGGAAGAGGTGGCCAAGCTGTGGGGGCTGCGTAAGAACAAGACCAACATGAACTACGATAAGCTGAGCAGAGCTCTGCGCTACTACTACGACAAA aACATCATCAAGAAGGTGATCGGCCAGAAGTTTGTCTACAAGTTTGTGTCGTTCCCTGAGATCCTGAAGATGGACCCCGCGGTGGTGGAGTCGGGTCGCAGCAGCGAGGAAAGTGGGGGCGCAACGTCAGAGCCCGAGGGTGACGAGGAGGACGGGAGGAACCAGTACCTCCACTCCGGCCTGTACTCCCCCTTTGCCGGAAGCTCCCTGCAGCACCCCATGGAGCAGCGTCGGCCAATCAAGACGGAGCCCCGATCCGACCACTACGGCGACGGCTCCTCCGTCATCCGATTCTCAACCAACCGCGGGCACTCCTccctgccccccaccccaccaccgtCCTCGGCCGAGACCTCCCATTCCTCCAGGCCGTCGCCGGTGCAGGCccgctcttcctcctgctcgtcctcctccccgccgcagagcccggcaCAAGCActgtggagggggcggggccacagCTCAGAGACTAATGAGTTAGAGCACAGTGCCCAACCTCTGAACCTCTCATCTGGtcagcgggagagagagaggtcacagGCGATGCAGGAGAGCAGGAGATTTGCCAACAGCGGGCCTTTgaaaagcaggaaacccaaagGTTTAGAAATCTCCGCCTCCTCGCTTCTCCTGACAGGAAGCGACCTCGTCTCCATTGCTCTCAACAGCCCGGCACTGCCTTCAGGCTCCCTGACCCCTGCCTTCCTCACCACACAG ACTCCGTCCGGTCTGCTGCTCACTCCCAGCTCTCTGCTCTCCAATATCCATTTCTGGTCCAGCCTGAGTCCAGTGGGACCACTCAGCCCTGCACAACTGCAGAGCCATGGCCCCCTCTTTCAG TTCCCCACTCTGCTGAATGGAAACATCCCTGTGCCTTTACCCAGCATGGATGCTcgctctcctctgctgctctccccCAGCTCCCACAAGTGCTGA
- the elk3 gene encoding ETS domain-containing protein Elk-3 isoform X1 — MESSITLWQFLLQLLIDQSHKHLICWTSNDGEFKLLKSEEVAKLWGLRKNKTNMNYDKLSRALRYYYDKNIIKKVIGQKFVYKFVSFPEILKMDPAVVESGRSSEESGGATSEPEGDEEDGRNQYLHSGLYSPFAGSSLQHPMEQRRPIKTEPRSDHYGDGSSVIRFSTNRGHSSLPPTPPPSSAETSHSSRPSPVQARSSSCSSSSPPQSPAQALWRGRGHSSETNELEHSAQPLNLSSGQRERERSQAMQESRRFANSGPLKSRKPKGLEISASSLLLTGSDLVSIALNSPALPSGSLTPAFLTTQTPSGLLLTPSSLLSNIHFWSSLSPVGPLSPAQLQSHGPLFQVMQTYATPPIWCCCICEEPRDSMLSEHRNSQSRRLSDTTGLNPTLKI, encoded by the exons ATGGAGAGCTCCATCACACTGTGGCagttcctgctgcagctgctgatcgACCAAAGCCACAAACATCTCATCTGCTGGACGTCCAACGATGGCGAGTTCAAGCTGCTGAAGTCGGAAGAGGTGGCCAAGCTGTGGGGGCTGCGTAAGAACAAGACCAACATGAACTACGATAAGCTGAGCAGAGCTCTGCGCTACTACTACGACAAA aACATCATCAAGAAGGTGATCGGCCAGAAGTTTGTCTACAAGTTTGTGTCGTTCCCTGAGATCCTGAAGATGGACCCCGCGGTGGTGGAGTCGGGTCGCAGCAGCGAGGAAAGTGGGGGCGCAACGTCAGAGCCCGAGGGTGACGAGGAGGACGGGAGGAACCAGTACCTCCACTCCGGCCTGTACTCCCCCTTTGCCGGAAGCTCCCTGCAGCACCCCATGGAGCAGCGTCGGCCAATCAAGACGGAGCCCCGATCCGACCACTACGGCGACGGCTCCTCCGTCATCCGATTCTCAACCAACCGCGGGCACTCCTccctgccccccaccccaccaccgtCCTCGGCCGAGACCTCCCATTCCTCCAGGCCGTCGCCGGTGCAGGCccgctcttcctcctgctcgtcctcctccccgccgcagagcccggcaCAAGCActgtggagggggcggggccacagCTCAGAGACTAATGAGTTAGAGCACAGTGCCCAACCTCTGAACCTCTCATCTGGtcagcgggagagagagaggtcacagGCGATGCAGGAGAGCAGGAGATTTGCCAACAGCGGGCCTTTgaaaagcaggaaacccaaagGTTTAGAAATCTCCGCCTCCTCGCTTCTCCTGACAGGAAGCGACCTCGTCTCCATTGCTCTCAACAGCCCGGCACTGCCTTCAGGCTCCCTGACCCCTGCCTTCCTCACCACACAG ACTCCGTCCGGTCTGCTGCTCACTCCCAGCTCTCTGCTCTCCAATATCCATTTCTGGTCCAGCCTGAGTCCAGTGGGACCACTCAGCCCTGCACAACTGCAGAGCCATGGCCCCCTCTTTCAGGTAATGCAGACATATGCAACCCCACCCATTTGGTGTTGCTGTATATGCGAGGAGCCCAGAGACAGCATGTTGTCCGAACACAGGAATAGCCAATCCAGACGTTTATCCGACACAACCGGCCTGAATCCTACGTTGAAAATCTGA